A region of the Chitinophagaceae bacterium genome:
ATCCCAGGCCAGCAATATTCCTGTTTTCGATCATCTTCAGCATCTGTTGTATGATTATTCCGCCACTGCTTGGCAACGGCATCGAGATCACCTGGTATCCCTTGTAATTAAAATCAACCGCAGGCCTTTCTTTTGCTTCATAGTTTTTCAGGTCATCCAGGCTGATGATGCCGTTGCCTTTCTGCATTTCTGCAACGATGAGCCCGGCCGTTTCACCTTCGTAAAAACCTTTCCGTCCCTGGTCCCTTATCCGTTTTAAGGTATTGGCAAGTTCCTTTTGTACCAATATATCGCCTGCCTTCCATTTTTCATCTTTCACAAATGCAACCGGCAAACTATTCTGTTCCTGAAATTCTTTTTTGTTGTAGTTGAATGAAGAGGCCTGTGAAGCCGTGATGGCAAAACCATTTTCTGCCAGGTCAATGGCGGGCTGGATAAGTTTTTCGAAGGGAAGCTTTGCATATTTCATGCTGGCAAATAAACCGGCTACTGTACCCGGTACGCCCGATGCCATATGGCCATACTGCGATAAATTCATCTGTGCATTGCCGTCCTTATCAAGGTACATATCCCGGCTTGCTTTTGAAGGAGCTTTTTCCCGGTAGTCGAGGCAGATATTATTGCCATCTTTTAAATGTGCCACCATAAAGCCTCCACCCCCGATATTACCTGCAGCCGGGTAAACCACGGCCAGGGTAAGTTGGGCAGCAATGGCCGCATCAACGGCATTACCTCCCTGTTTTAAAATATCAAGTCCCACCATGTTTGCCAGCGGATGGGCCGATACCACAGCCCCTTTTTTGCAGGTGATGGTCTTTTGAACGGAATAGGTAAGGCCCTTGATCTTTTGCGGCTGGGCAAATGAAGCGGATGCCAAAGCAAGAGCAAGTACAAGGGGGGAAAAGAGTTTCTTAAAATGCATGAACGGGATTTTTCACCGAAATTACTTTATTGGCGTCATATCTAACAGCGGGATGCCCTAAGTGCCCAGGCCGTGGCTGCTGTCCCCACCGGCCACTTAGTGCTTGGCTGCTGGCTCCCTCAATTACATACTTATTTGTTTTATGAATTCATTAAGGGATAAGTGGATGCCATAAGTCTCCCACGCCGTGGTCGGTGTCCTCACCGACCACCTGTTGCATTGGGTGGCGGTTCCTGCAATTACAATATTTAATTGTTTTATGAATTCATTAAGGGATAAGTGGATGCCATAAGTCACCCGCTTTCTTTATTTTCACGTAATATTTAAGAGTATGGCCATCAACCTGCTCTTTACCACCAAACGAAAAAGATGAGAATTAAACCGATTTTTGCCGGACTGCTTTTGATTAGTATGTCTGCAGCGGCGCAATTAAGATCGCCGGATGAATTTTTGAATTATCCCCTGGGAAGCAAATTCACGCCTCACCACAAGATCGTAAACTATTTCAACCAAACGGCAGCCGCCATGCCCCAGATGATGAAGCTGGAAAAATATGGCGAGACCCATGAAGGCAGGGATTTGTTGCTGGCCTTCGTTTCTTCGGCGGAGAATATGGCGAGGCTGGACGAGATACGGAAAAACAATCTCCGGCTCACCGGTATGTTAAGGGATAAGCCGGCTGATCTTTCTACCCCCGTGATCGTATGGCTGAGTTATAATGTACATGGCAACGAAGCAAGTTCTTCTGAAGTTTCGATGAAGACCTTATATGAATTATTGAACCCGGGCAATACACAAACCAAAGAGTGGCTGAAGAATACGGTGGTGATCATTGATCCCTGTCTCAACCCGGACGGCAGGGACCGGTATGTGAACTGGTTTAATCAAACGGCAGGA
Encoded here:
- the ggt gene encoding gamma-glutamyltransferase, which encodes MHFKKLFSPLVLALALASASFAQPQKIKGLTYSVQKTITCKKGAVVSAHPLANMVGLDILKQGGNAVDAAIAAQLTLAVVYPAAGNIGGGGFMVAHLKDGNNICLDYREKAPSKASRDMYLDKDGNAQMNLSQYGHMASGVPGTVAGLFASMKYAKLPFEKLIQPAIDLAENGFAITASQASSFNYNKKEFQEQNSLPVAFVKDEKWKAGDILVQKELANTLKRIRDQGRKGFYEGETAGLIVAEMQKGNGIISLDDLKNYEAKERPAVDFNYKGYQVISMPLPSSGGIIIQQMLKMIENRNIAGLGFQTAESVQLMTEVERRAFADRGEFLGDPDFVKVPVRTLVSETYLKERMKDYEPGKAGNSKLTGAGIIKESEETTHLSVIDAEGNAVAVTTTLNDSYGSHTVVGGAGFILNNEMDDFSVKPGVPNMYGALGNDKNAIAPAKRMLSSMTPTIVLKNNKPYLVVGTPGGTTIPTSVFQTLVNILEFNMRAEDAVNKPKFHHQWSPDRIDIEKDFPEEVRKQLEAMGYELNVREAIGRTELIQVKSNHSSKRRIIIAIGDKRGDDDARGY